Proteins encoded within one genomic window of Streptomyces sp. NBC_00523:
- a CDS encoding AMP-binding protein encodes MPETSATETFRAARDFLLRHREDYAAAYDGFRWPRDDHFNWALDWFDVIARDNDRTALHIVEEDGTRTEVSFAEMSARSDRAANWLRAQGVREGHRILVMLGNQVELWETALAAMKLRAVVIPATPLLGPADLRDRVERGRVRHVLVRDTDTAKFAEVPGRYTRICVGAPTEGWLDYAEAAEAPRPFTPDRETDADEPLMLYFTSGTTASPKLVEHTHVSYPVGHLATMYWIGLKPGDVHLNISSPGWAKHAWSNLFAPWSAEATVFIFNYTRFDAGRLMAEMDRSGITSFCAPPTVWRMLIQADLTQLKTPPREVVAAGEPLNPEVIEAVRRAWGITIRDGFGQTETAVQVANSPGQALKPGSMGRPSPGFRVVLLDPVSGEPGAAEGEISLDLSTHPVGLMTGYHGDPERTAEAMAGGYYRTGDIGSRDEDGYITYVGRADDVFKSSDYKISPFELESALLEHEAVVEAAVVPAADEVRLSVPKAYVVLAEGWEPGPDTAKVLFAHSRSVLAPYKRVRRLEFAELPKTVSGKIRRIELRERTAQGGGTEYAEGDLA; translated from the coding sequence ATGCCGGAAACGAGTGCGACGGAGACGTTCCGGGCGGCCCGGGACTTCCTGCTCCGGCACCGCGAGGACTACGCCGCCGCCTACGACGGTTTCCGCTGGCCCCGCGACGACCACTTCAACTGGGCGCTCGACTGGTTCGACGTCATCGCCCGGGACAACGACCGCACCGCCCTGCACATCGTGGAGGAGGACGGCACCCGCACCGAGGTGTCGTTCGCCGAGATGTCCGCCCGCTCCGACCGGGCCGCGAACTGGCTGCGCGCCCAGGGCGTACGCGAGGGGCACCGCATCCTCGTCATGCTCGGCAACCAGGTCGAGCTGTGGGAGACCGCGCTCGCCGCGATGAAGCTCCGCGCCGTCGTCATCCCCGCGACCCCGCTTCTGGGCCCCGCCGACCTGCGCGACCGCGTCGAGCGCGGCCGGGTCCGGCACGTCCTGGTCCGCGACACCGACACCGCGAAGTTCGCCGAGGTGCCCGGCCGCTACACCCGTATCTGCGTCGGCGCCCCGACCGAGGGGTGGCTCGACTACGCGGAGGCCGCCGAGGCGCCCCGCCCGTTCACACCGGACCGCGAGACCGACGCGGACGAACCGCTGATGCTCTACTTCACCTCCGGCACGACCGCCAGTCCCAAGCTGGTCGAGCACACCCATGTCTCGTATCCCGTGGGCCACTTGGCGACGATGTACTGGATCGGGCTCAAGCCCGGCGACGTGCACCTCAACATCTCCTCGCCCGGCTGGGCCAAGCACGCCTGGTCCAACCTCTTCGCGCCGTGGAGCGCCGAGGCGACCGTGTTCATCTTCAACTACACCCGCTTCGACGCCGGCCGCCTGATGGCCGAGATGGACCGCTCCGGCATTACGAGCTTCTGTGCCCCGCCCACCGTGTGGCGCATGCTCATCCAGGCCGACCTGACCCAGCTGAAGACCCCGCCGCGCGAGGTCGTCGCCGCCGGTGAACCGCTGAACCCCGAGGTCATCGAGGCGGTCCGGCGCGCCTGGGGCATCACCATCCGCGACGGCTTCGGCCAGACGGAGACCGCCGTCCAGGTCGCCAACAGCCCCGGCCAGGCCCTCAAGCCCGGCTCCATGGGCCGTCCGAGCCCCGGCTTCCGGGTGGTCCTGCTCGACCCGGTGAGCGGGGAGCCCGGCGCGGCCGAGGGCGAGATCTCGCTCGACCTGTCGACCCACCCGGTGGGCCTGATGACCGGCTACCACGGCGACCCGGAGCGCACGGCCGAGGCGATGGCCGGCGGCTACTACCGCACCGGTGACATCGGCTCCCGCGACGAGGACGGCTACATCACCTACGTGGGGCGCGCCGACGATGTCTTCAAGTCCTCCGACTACAAGATCTCCCCGTTCGAGCTGGAGAGCGCCCTGCTGGAGCACGAGGCGGTGGTCGAGGCCGCCGTCGTCCCGGCCGCCGACGAGGTCCGCCTCTCCGTCCCGAAGGCGTACGTGGTGCTCGCCGAGGGCTGGGAGCCCGGCCCGGACACCGCCAAGGTGCTCTTCGCCCACTCCAGGTCCGTGCTCGCCCCGTACAAGCGGGTGCGGCGGCTGGAGTTCGCGGAGCTGCCCAAGACCGTCTCCGGCAAGATCCGCCGGATCGAACTGCGCGAGCGCACCGCCCAGGGCGGCGGCACCGAGTACGCCGAGGGGGACCTGGCATGA
- a CDS encoding AMP-binding protein, which produces MTELSYAHGTGTTALLGDTIGRNLDRAVAAWPDREALVDVPSGRRWTYAEFGAAVEELARALMASGVAKGDRVGIWAVNCPEWVLVQYATARIGAIMVNINPAYRAHELEYVLKQAGISLLAASLAHRTSDYRALVEEVRADCPDLRAVHYIGDGSWDELLSVAPQVTVAQLAAREAELSCDDPINIQYTSGTTGFPKGATLSHHNILNNGYFVGELVAYTEQDRVCLPVPFYHCFGMVMGNLGITSHGACIVIPGGSFEPAAVLSAVQQERCTSLYGVPTMFIAELNLPDFTSYDLSSLRTGIMAGSPCPVEVMKRVVAEMHMDEVSICYGMTETSPVSTQTRRDDDLERRTGTVGRVMPHIEVKVIDPATGVTLERGRSGELCTRGYSVMLGYWDQPDRTAEAIDAGRWMHTGDLAVMREDGYVQIVGRIKDVIIRGGENIYPREIEEFLYRHPKIADVQVVGVPDERYGEEVLACVIPADPADPPALDDVRAFCEGQLAHYKIPRLLRILETFPMTVSGKVRKIELRETYSR; this is translated from the coding sequence ATGACCGAGCTTTCGTACGCGCACGGCACGGGCACCACCGCCCTGCTCGGCGACACCATCGGACGCAACCTGGACCGGGCCGTCGCCGCCTGGCCCGACCGCGAGGCGCTGGTCGACGTACCGTCCGGGCGGCGCTGGACGTACGCGGAGTTCGGCGCGGCCGTCGAGGAGCTGGCGCGGGCGCTGATGGCGTCGGGCGTGGCCAAGGGGGACCGGGTCGGCATCTGGGCGGTCAACTGCCCCGAGTGGGTGCTCGTCCAGTACGCCACCGCCCGCATCGGCGCGATCATGGTGAACATCAACCCCGCCTACCGGGCGCACGAGTTGGAGTACGTGCTGAAGCAGGCCGGGATCTCCCTGCTGGCCGCCTCCCTCGCCCACCGCACCAGCGACTACCGCGCCCTGGTCGAGGAGGTCCGCGCCGACTGCCCGGACTTGCGCGCGGTGCACTACATCGGCGACGGTTCATGGGACGAACTCCTCTCCGTGGCACCTCAGGTGACGGTTGCTCAGCTCGCCGCCCGCGAGGCGGAGCTGTCCTGCGACGACCCGATCAACATCCAGTACACCTCGGGCACCACGGGCTTCCCCAAGGGTGCGACGCTCTCGCACCACAACATCCTCAACAACGGTTACTTCGTGGGGGAGTTGGTCGCCTACACCGAGCAGGACCGGGTCTGCCTCCCCGTGCCCTTCTACCACTGCTTCGGCATGGTGATGGGCAACCTCGGCATCACCTCGCACGGCGCCTGCATCGTGATCCCCGGCGGCTCGTTCGAACCGGCCGCCGTGTTGAGCGCCGTGCAGCAGGAACGATGCACCTCGCTGTACGGGGTACCCACGATGTTCATCGCCGAGCTCAACCTGCCGGACTTCACCTCGTACGACCTGTCCTCGCTGCGCACCGGCATCATGGCCGGGTCGCCGTGCCCGGTCGAGGTGATGAAGCGGGTGGTGGCCGAGATGCACATGGACGAGGTGTCCATCTGCTACGGCATGACGGAGACCTCCCCGGTCTCCACCCAGACCCGCCGCGACGACGACCTGGAGCGCCGCACCGGTACCGTCGGCCGCGTCATGCCGCACATCGAGGTCAAGGTCATCGACCCGGCGACCGGGGTGACCCTGGAACGCGGGCGGTCCGGCGAGCTGTGCACCCGGGGCTACAGCGTGATGCTCGGCTACTGGGACCAGCCCGACCGCACCGCGGAGGCTATCGACGCGGGGCGCTGGATGCACACCGGCGACCTCGCGGTGATGCGCGAGGACGGCTACGTACAGATCGTCGGCCGCATCAAGGACGTGATCATCCGGGGTGGCGAGAACATCTACCCGCGCGAGATCGAAGAGTTCCTGTACCGCCACCCGAAGATCGCCGACGTACAGGTGGTCGGCGTGCCCGACGAGCGTTACGGGGAAGAGGTGCTGGCCTGCGTCATCCCCGCCGACCCGGCCGACCCGCCGGCCCTGGACGACGTACGGGCGTTCTGCGAGGGGCAGTTGGCCCACTACAAGATCCCGCGCCTGCTCCGGATCCTGGAGACCTTCCCGATGACGGTCAGCGGCAAGGTCCGCAAGATCGAACTGCGGGAGACCTACAGCCGCTAG
- the gcl gene encoding glyoxylate carboligase, whose product MTAARAAVEILKREGVSNAFGVPGAAINPFYAALKAAGGVHHTLARHVEGASHMAEGYTRARPGNIGVCIGTSGPAGTDMITGLYSAIADSIPILCITGQAPTAVLHKEDFQAVDIASIAAPVTKAATTVLEAAQVPGVFQQAFHLMRTGRPGPVLIDLPIDVQLTEIEFDPDLYEPLPVHKPAATRKQIERALDMLDASERPLLVAGGGIINADASELLVEFAELTGVPVVPTLMGWGILPDDHELNAGMVGLQTSHRYGNANFLESDFVLGIGNRWANRHTGKLDVYTAGRTFVHVDIAPTQIGKIFAPDLGIVSDAKAALELFVEVARERKAAGKLADRSAWAASTQERRATLQRRTHFDNVPLKPQRVYEEMNRAFGPETRYVTTIGLSQIAGAQMLHVYRPRHWINCGQAGPLGWTIPAALGVATADPEGSVVALSGDYDFQFMLEELAVGAQHRIPYVHVLVNNSYLGLIRQAQRNFDIDFQVNLEFENLNSPELGVYGVDHVKVVEGLGCKAIRVTEPDALLPAFEEAKKLAAEHRVPVVVEAILERVTNIAMSGTDIASVNEFEDVATDPTHAPTAIRPFAEA is encoded by the coding sequence ATGACCGCTGCCCGCGCGGCAGTCGAGATCCTCAAGCGCGAAGGCGTCAGCAACGCGTTCGGTGTGCCCGGCGCCGCGATCAACCCCTTCTACGCGGCCCTCAAGGCGGCCGGCGGCGTCCACCACACGCTCGCCCGCCACGTCGAGGGCGCCTCCCACATGGCGGAGGGCTACACCCGGGCCCGCCCGGGCAACATCGGCGTCTGCATCGGTACGTCGGGGCCCGCCGGCACCGACATGATCACCGGCCTGTACTCCGCGATCGCGGACTCGATCCCGATCCTGTGCATCACCGGCCAGGCGCCGACCGCCGTCCTGCACAAGGAGGACTTCCAGGCCGTCGACATCGCCTCGATCGCCGCCCCGGTCACCAAGGCCGCGACGACCGTCCTGGAGGCCGCGCAGGTCCCGGGCGTCTTCCAGCAGGCGTTCCACCTGATGCGCACGGGCCGCCCCGGCCCGGTCCTCATCGACCTGCCGATCGACGTGCAGCTCACCGAGATCGAGTTCGACCCCGACCTGTACGAGCCGCTGCCGGTGCACAAGCCCGCCGCGACCCGCAAGCAGATCGAGCGCGCCCTGGACATGCTCGACGCCTCGGAGCGCCCGCTGCTCGTCGCGGGCGGCGGCATCATCAACGCCGACGCCTCCGAACTCCTGGTGGAGTTCGCCGAGTTGACCGGCGTGCCGGTCGTCCCGACCCTGATGGGCTGGGGCATCCTGCCCGACGACCACGAGCTGAACGCCGGCATGGTCGGCCTCCAGACCTCGCACCGCTACGGCAACGCGAACTTCCTGGAGTCCGACTTCGTCCTCGGCATCGGCAACCGCTGGGCCAACCGCCACACCGGCAAGCTGGACGTCTACACGGCGGGCCGCACCTTCGTCCACGTGGACATCGCGCCAACCCAGATCGGCAAGATCTTCGCCCCGGACCTCGGCATCGTCTCCGACGCGAAGGCGGCGCTGGAACTGTTCGTGGAGGTCGCCCGCGAACGGAAGGCGGCGGGGAAGCTCGCGGACCGCTCGGCGTGGGCGGCGTCCACCCAGGAGCGCCGTGCGACCCTGCAGCGCCGTACGCACTTCGACAACGTCCCGCTGAAGCCGCAGCGGGTGTACGAGGAGATGAACCGCGCGTTCGGCCCGGAGACCCGCTACGTCACGACGATCGGCCTCTCCCAGATCGCGGGCGCCCAGATGCTCCACGTGTACCGCCCGCGCCACTGGATCAACTGCGGCCAGGCGGGCCCGCTGGGCTGGACGATCCCGGCCGCGCTGGGCGTCGCCACGGCCGACCCGGAGGGCTCGGTCGTCGCGCTCTCCGGCGACTACGACTTCCAGTTCATGCTGGAGGAGCTCGCGGTCGGCGCCCAGCACCGCATCCCGTACGTGCACGTGCTGGTCAACAACTCGTACCTCGGCCTGATCCGCCAGGCCCAGCGCAACTTCGACATCGACTTCCAGGTCAACCTGGAGTTCGAGAACCTCAACTCCCCGGAGCTGGGCGTCTACGGCGTCGACCACGTCAAGGTCGTCGAGGGCCTGGGCTGCAAGGCCATCCGCGTCACCGAACCGGACGCCCTCCTCCCGGCCTTCGAGGAGGCCAAGAAGCTGGCCGCGGAACACCGCGTCCCGGTGGTGGTCGAAGCGATCCTGGAACGCGTCACGAACATCGCGATGAGCGGCACGGACATCGCCTCGGTCAACGAGTTCGAGGACGTGGCGACGGACCCGACCCACGCACCTACGGCGATCAGGCCGTTCGCGGAGGCGTGA
- a CDS encoding DUF6518 family protein produces the protein MTSPPSTSVSTSPHTLGRPATVTPVLCAATGIALGVLTNLLQGWLPWPWSQLANSGGVWSVLAFATGAVLAARVGDVRRIAAAGALAEIGLVVGYYGYAELGRGGMGSLTFPLVWLVMACVAGPLFGAAGAWSRRSPRLWRRVASLGAVGGLFGSESLHSWLTLGYADQAIACAVAACALPLALARTWRERGLGLAVTALASPVAYAAVYGLLDQISG, from the coding sequence ATGACCTCCCCGCCCTCCACGTCCGTGTCGACCTCGCCCCACACCCTCGGCCGCCCCGCCACCGTCACTCCCGTGCTGTGCGCCGCCACCGGTATCGCCCTCGGTGTCCTGACGAACCTGCTCCAGGGGTGGCTGCCCTGGCCCTGGAGCCAGTTGGCGAACTCCGGCGGGGTGTGGTCGGTACTCGCCTTCGCCACCGGCGCGGTCCTCGCGGCGCGCGTCGGCGACGTCCGCCGCATCGCCGCGGCCGGTGCGCTCGCGGAGATCGGCCTCGTCGTCGGCTACTACGGTTACGCGGAACTGGGCCGCGGAGGCATGGGGAGCCTCACCTTCCCCCTCGTCTGGCTGGTGATGGCCTGTGTCGCCGGCCCGCTCTTCGGCGCGGCCGGCGCCTGGTCGCGGCGCAGTCCCCGACTGTGGCGGCGCGTCGCGTCCCTGGGCGCGGTCGGCGGCCTCTTCGGAAGCGAGTCCCTGCACTCCTGGCTGACGCTCGGGTACGCCGACCAGGCCATCGCCTGTGCCGTAGCCGCCTGCGCGCTGCCCCTCGCCCTCGCCCGCACCTGGCGTGAGCGCGGCCTGGGCCTCGCCGTGACGGCTCTCGCTTCCCCGGTGGCCTACGCAGCCGTGTACGGGCTGCTGGATCAGATCTCCGGCTAG
- a CDS encoding NAD-dependent epimerase/dehydratase family protein, translated as MREALRPEVKRLVLLDRVPLRPEAENEVVHTVDLRDAAAVESALTGADRAIHLGGIPDEAPLPDLLEANVLGTHHVLEAARRTGMERVVLASSNRVGGFYATGHLTEPQEPARPDGLYGVSKVAVEALGQLYADKFGLSVICLRIGSFEPAPTEPRHLATWLSPRDTIGYIRAALTAPPSTRFVTAYAVSGNTRRFWTLPDTSELAYVPVDNAEAQAADIPGDLAPDPTAVQAGPYADPEFTLKHLRP; from the coding sequence GTGCGTGAGGCGCTACGACCCGAGGTGAAACGTCTCGTCCTGCTCGACCGCGTGCCGCTCCGCCCGGAGGCCGAGAACGAAGTCGTGCACACGGTGGACCTGCGGGACGCCGCCGCCGTGGAATCGGCCCTCACCGGAGCCGACCGCGCGATCCACCTGGGCGGCATCCCCGACGAGGCGCCTCTTCCTGATCTGCTCGAAGCCAACGTGCTGGGCACGCACCACGTCCTGGAGGCGGCACGGCGTACGGGCATGGAGCGGGTGGTGCTGGCGAGCAGCAACCGCGTGGGCGGGTTCTACGCCACCGGTCATCTCACCGAACCGCAGGAACCGGCACGGCCTGACGGCCTCTACGGCGTGAGCAAGGTGGCCGTCGAGGCCCTCGGACAGTTGTACGCCGACAAATTCGGCCTGTCGGTGATCTGCCTGCGCATCGGCAGTTTCGAGCCTGCACCGACCGAACCCCGCCACCTGGCCACCTGGCTCAGCCCGCGTGACACCATCGGCTACATCCGAGCCGCCCTGACCGCGCCGCCCTCCACGCGCTTCGTCACGGCTTACGCCGTCTCCGGCAATACCCGCCGCTTCTGGACACTTCCCGACACGTCCGAGCTGGCCTACGTCCCCGTCGACAACGCCGAAGCCCAGGCCGCGGACATCCCCGGAGACCTTGCACCCGATCCGACCGCAGTCCAGGCCGGCCCCTACGCCGACCCCGAGTTCACGCTCAAGCACCTCCGCCCCTGA
- a CDS encoding cold-shock protein, whose protein sequence is MGRREHPRKNTAVVTATVREWSDEEGWGVLDSPETPGGCFGHYSDIQAPGFRTLSPGQKVDLTWEAPGFKQDGYDYRALSITPKHV, encoded by the coding sequence ATGGGCCGTCGCGAACATCCTCGCAAGAACACGGCAGTCGTGACCGCGACTGTGCGCGAGTGGAGCGACGAAGAGGGGTGGGGCGTCCTCGACTCACCCGAAACTCCCGGCGGGTGCTTCGGCCACTACTCCGACATCCAGGCGCCAGGCTTCCGCACCCTGTCACCAGGGCAGAAGGTCGATCTCACGTGGGAAGCACCCGGCTTCAAGCAGGACGGGTACGACTATCGCGCACTCAGCATCACCCCAAAGCACGTCTGA
- a CDS encoding winged helix-turn-helix transcriptional regulator, translated as MEAGVPRPGQPVRGSASGRPVMAALDLLGRRWTMRILWELSQAPAGFRELQRRCERMSSSVLSTRIEELSAARLLVLDGDGYRLTPLGRDLVEALSPLGAWSRRWAEEMGPATPGELE; from the coding sequence ATGGAAGCCGGAGTGCCACGTCCGGGTCAGCCGGTACGGGGGTCCGCATCGGGACGCCCGGTGATGGCCGCACTTGACCTTCTCGGACGGCGGTGGACGATGCGGATCCTGTGGGAACTGAGCCAAGCCCCGGCCGGATTCCGGGAGTTGCAGCGCCGGTGCGAGCGTATGTCCTCCAGCGTGCTCAGCACCCGGATCGAGGAGCTGTCCGCCGCCCGCCTGCTCGTCCTGGACGGCGACGGCTACCGCCTCACCCCGCTCGGCCGTGATCTTGTCGAGGCGCTGAGCCCGCTGGGCGCCTGGAGTCGGCGCTGGGCCGAGGAAATGGGGCCCGCGACGCCAGGAGAGCTGGAATGA
- a CDS encoding carboxymuconolactone decarboxylase family protein, with protein MPRIEPLTPPYTADVDRALRRWMPPGVPHEPLALFRVLHRNPELASRMFALGAGLLGHGLLPAMDREIVIARVTARSACAYEWGVHAATLAPQAGLAPELLRATAQPDAVASAPWSPRHTALLHAVDELNDTAQLTQPAWDALRAYYDETHVLELLVLVGWYRTISLLANALLLEEEPWGARFPEATP; from the coding sequence ATGCCCCGCATCGAACCGCTCACCCCGCCCTACACCGCCGATGTCGACCGGGCGCTCCGCCGCTGGATGCCGCCGGGTGTGCCGCACGAGCCGCTCGCCCTGTTCCGCGTCCTGCACCGCAACCCGGAGCTGGCCTCACGCATGTTCGCCCTCGGCGCCGGGCTGCTGGGCCATGGACTCCTGCCCGCCATGGACCGGGAGATTGTCATCGCCCGCGTGACCGCGCGGTCGGCCTGTGCCTACGAATGGGGCGTCCACGCCGCGACCCTGGCGCCGCAGGCCGGACTGGCCCCCGAACTGCTCCGGGCAACTGCCCAGCCGGATGCGGTGGCCAGCGCCCCATGGTCGCCACGCCACACGGCGCTGCTCCACGCGGTTGACGAACTCAACGACACGGCGCAGCTCACGCAACCCGCCTGGGACGCCTTGCGCGCGTACTACGACGAGACTCACGTACTCGAACTGCTCGTACTGGTCGGCTGGTACCGGACCATCAGCCTTCTGGCCAACGCGCTTCTCCTGGAGGAGGAGCCCTGGGGCGCCCGTTTCCCCGAGGCCACCCCGTAA
- a CDS encoding DUF1330 domain-containing protein: MPKGYWVSVYRAIADPEKLAAYNKLAPPAVKAGGGRVLSRGTRVEAYEAGIAERTVLVEFDTFDQAVAARESPAYQEALAALADGVERDFRIVEGVD; this comes from the coding sequence ATGCCCAAGGGCTACTGGGTCAGCGTCTACCGCGCCATTGCGGACCCCGAGAAGCTGGCCGCCTACAACAAGCTGGCTCCTCCGGCCGTCAAAGCCGGGGGCGGCCGCGTCCTCTCCCGCGGCACTCGCGTCGAGGCATACGAGGCGGGAATCGCCGAACGCACCGTCCTGGTCGAGTTCGACACCTTCGACCAGGCCGTCGCGGCGCGCGAGAGCCCGGCCTACCAGGAAGCGCTGGCCGCCCTCGCCGACGGCGTCGAGCGCGACTTCCGGATCGTTGAAGGCGTTGACTGA
- a CDS encoding ATP-binding protein, translating into MASDAVETAKLLASELATNAVRHSEDGEASTSPPSSSGGVQTFELSLEVVSGAVRLSVWDRDPRPPVLKEVGVDALGGRGIFIVAAMSRAWGYYPARPAPGKVVWAEIAFDATGPHKDLDAFVSPPGQPPDGDLPAFGNVRAETNLVGRVLVGINER; encoded by the coding sequence GTGGCCTCCGACGCGGTCGAGACGGCAAAGCTCCTGGCTTCCGAGCTCGCGACCAACGCCGTGCGGCACTCGGAGGACGGTGAGGCGTCGACGTCTCCGCCCTCGTCGTCCGGCGGCGTGCAGACCTTCGAACTGTCGCTGGAGGTCGTCTCCGGTGCCGTCAGGCTGTCCGTGTGGGACCGCGATCCGAGGCCGCCCGTTCTGAAGGAGGTCGGCGTCGATGCGCTCGGCGGGCGAGGGATCTTCATCGTGGCGGCGATGAGCAGAGCCTGGGGGTACTACCCGGCTCGTCCCGCGCCGGGAAAAGTGGTGTGGGCCGAGATTGCGTTCGATGCCACGGGTCCCCACAAGGACCTCGATGCTTTCGTGTCGCCTCCGGGCCAGCCCCCGGACGGTGACCTGCCGGCATTCGGAAACGTACGAGCCGAGACGAACCTGGTCGGTCGCGTTCTCGTCGGCATCAACGAGCGGTGA
- a CDS encoding cold-shock protein, giving the protein MVTATVREWYDEEGWGVLDSPETPGGCFGHYADIQAPGFRTLSPGQKVDLTWEAPGFKQDGYDYRAVNITPKPA; this is encoded by the coding sequence ATCGTGACCGCGACGGTGCGCGAGTGGTACGACGAGGAGGGCTGGGGCGTCCTCGACTCACCCGAGACCCCCGGAGGGTGCTTCGGCCACTACGCCGACATCCAGGCACCCGGCTTCCGCACGCTGTCACCAGGCCAGAAGGTCGACCTCACCTGGGAAGCCCCCGGCTTCAAGCAGGACGGCTACGACTACCGCGCGGTGAACATCACCCCCAAGCCCGCCTGA
- a CDS encoding RICIN domain-containing protein, protein MRRPTRSAFASLIAAAALALPLLTPAPASAATTTTSRFANYRYGDCLRENSETGLKGDRCTTGRGSLLWQWNGKLNTITTLKNNYWGRCLDSNDKGDVYPQRCNGGSYQKWRTVQPAARSAVMLQSVGTGRCLYQQDNGYYRTTACDRNAQNQRFTVG, encoded by the coding sequence GTGCGCCGCCCGACCCGTAGTGCCTTCGCCTCCCTCATCGCCGCAGCCGCCCTCGCCCTCCCTCTCCTCACCCCCGCACCCGCCTCGGCCGCCACCACGACCACCAGCCGCTTCGCGAACTACCGCTACGGTGACTGCCTGCGCGAGAACTCCGAAACCGGCCTCAAGGGCGACCGCTGCACCACCGGACGCGGGAGCCTCCTGTGGCAGTGGAACGGCAAGCTCAACACCATCACCACGCTCAAGAACAACTACTGGGGCCGCTGCCTCGACAGCAATGACAAGGGCGACGTCTACCCCCAGCGCTGCAACGGCGGCTCGTACCAGAAGTGGCGCACCGTCCAGCCCGCCGCCCGCAGCGCCGTCATGCTCCAGAGCGTCGGCACGGGCCGCTGCCTCTACCAACAGGACAACGGCTACTACCGCACCACCGCCTGCGACCGGAACGCCCAGAACCAGCGCTTCACCGTCGGCTGA
- a CDS encoding catalase: MTQRVLTTESGAPVADNQNSATAGAGGPILLQDGHLLEKLARFNRERIPERVVHARGSGAYGYFEVTDDVTAFTRADFLSEVGRRTETFLRFSTVADSLGGADAVRDPRGFALKFYTNDGNYDLVGNNTPVFFIKDPIKFPDFIHSQKRDPFTGRQEPDNVWDFWGNSPEATHQVTWLMGDRGIPASYRHMNGFGSHTYQWTNAAGDAYFVKYHFKTNQGVRSLSADQAAELVGKDGNSHQTDLLQAIERGMNPSWTLYVQLMPAAEAADYRFNPFDVTKVWPHADYPLQRVGRLVLDRNPDNVFAEVEQAAFSPNNFVPGIGPSPDKMLQGRLFAYADAQRYRLGINHTQLPVNAPRAATADNYGRDGLHATRYGSRHDKNYEPNSYAGPAQTDTALSAPLPVQGWTGTHEAPLHTKDDDFFQAGELYRLMSADEKDRLIANIAGGLSQVSRDDVIEKNLAHFHAADPEYGKRVEEAVRALRED; encoded by the coding sequence ATGACGCAGCGTGTGCTTACGACCGAGTCCGGCGCCCCGGTCGCCGACAACCAGAACTCCGCCACCGCGGGTGCCGGAGGCCCGATCCTCCTCCAGGACGGCCACCTCCTGGAGAAGCTCGCCCGCTTCAACCGGGAGCGCATCCCGGAGCGCGTGGTGCACGCCCGGGGCTCCGGCGCGTACGGCTACTTCGAGGTGACCGACGATGTCACCGCCTTCACCCGCGCCGACTTCCTCTCCGAGGTGGGCCGCCGCACCGAGACGTTCCTCCGCTTCTCCACCGTCGCCGACTCGCTGGGCGGCGCGGACGCGGTGCGCGACCCGCGCGGTTTCGCGCTCAAGTTCTATACGAACGACGGCAATTACGACCTCGTCGGCAACAACACCCCGGTGTTCTTCATCAAGGACCCGATCAAGTTCCCCGACTTCATCCACTCGCAGAAGCGCGATCCGTTCACGGGCCGTCAGGAGCCGGACAACGTCTGGGACTTCTGGGGCAACTCCCCCGAGGCCACGCACCAGGTGACCTGGCTGATGGGCGACCGGGGCATCCCCGCCTCGTACCGTCACATGAACGGTTTCGGCTCGCACACCTACCAGTGGACCAACGCCGCGGGCGACGCGTACTTCGTGAAGTACCACTTCAAGACCAACCAGGGTGTGCGCTCCCTCTCCGCCGACCAGGCCGCCGAGCTCGTCGGCAAGGACGGCAACTCGCACCAGACGGACCTGCTCCAGGCCATCGAGCGCGGCATGAACCCGTCCTGGACGCTGTACGTGCAGCTCATGCCGGCCGCCGAGGCCGCGGACTACCGCTTCAACCCCTTCGACGTCACCAAGGTGTGGCCGCACGCGGACTACCCGCTCCAGCGGGTGGGCCGGCTGGTGCTGGACCGCAACCCGGACAACGTCTTCGCCGAGGTCGAGCAGGCCGCTTTCTCGCCGAACAACTTCGTGCCCGGCATCGGCCCGTCCCCGGACAAGATGCTCCAGGGCCGCCTGTTCGCCTACGCGGACGCGCAGCGCTACCGCTTGGGCATCAACCACACCCAGCTCCCGGTGAACGCGCCGCGCGCCGCCACCGCGGACAACTACGGCCGCGACGGCCTCCACGCCACGCGGTACGGCTCGCGCCACGACAAGAACTACGAGCCCAACTCGTACGCGGGCCCCGCCCAGACGGACACGGCGCTCTCCGCCCCGCTCCCCGTCCAGGGCTGGACCGGCACCCACGAGGCGCCCCTCCACACCAAGGACGACGACTTCTTCCAGGCCGGCGAGCTGTACCGCCTGATGTCGGCCGACGAGAAGGACCGCCTGATCGCGAACATCGCGGGCGGCCTGTCCCAGGTCTCCCGGGACGACGTCATCGAGAAGAACCTCGCCCACTTCCACGCCGCCGACCCCGAGTACGGCAAGCGCGTGGAGGAGGCGGTCCGCGCCCTCCGCGAGGACTGA